A stretch of DNA from Pongo abelii isolate AG06213 chromosome 10, NHGRI_mPonAbe1-v2.0_pri, whole genome shotgun sequence:
TGACTGTGTGGGCTGTCCTGTGCGCTGCAGGGTGTTTAGCCTGCAGATGCCAGGAGCAGCTCCTCCGTTGTggcaaccaaaaatgtccccaGACATGCCACATGTTCCTTGGGGAGCAGAATTGCTCCTGATTGGGAACCACTGGGCTGAGGGCTGAGAGCACCATGTCTCAGGCTCGGCTAAGACTGCGCCAGAGGGACCTGAGAAATGATCTCGTCCAAATCCCACGTTTTAAAGGAAATTGGGCCTCCGAGAGCTGAAAAATCTTAAGGTCACACCAGGGAGCAGCATGATGAGAGAGGCATTTTAGGAAAAGGAATAAGGCAGCTCTATGCAGGCTGGGCTGGAAACTAGAGGCAGGGAGGGCAGTGGGGGCCGTGATCTGGACATGCGACCCGTGGCGAAGGCCCAGTCTTGGTGCCTGTCCCCTGTCAGTCGGAAGTCCCCTGGGAGCAGGTAGTGAAGGCTCAGAAACCAAGGTTTTGTACCAGCCCGGCAGTGTGACTGGGGACTTACTTGTCCCCCCGCTTAGCTTCCTGGAAAATCAAGGCGTGacctttgtgttttcttcttgcCGGGAGGCTCTGTTAGTGTTGGGTCATCGGAAGATGGGAGCAGAGGGCTCATCTTGGCAGGAGGCCCTTGGGGATGGGAGCGTGGCAGTGGAGATGTGCGTGGCACCCGCTGTACTGCACAGGCCTCCTCACTGGGCAGACGTGCACCATATGTGGAGTTGTGCCAGGCGAGAGCTGTGATGGAGGTGGGAGAGGGCTTGGAGAGGAAGGCTTCCAGTCCAGACTGCGCCCCCGTAGGGTAGGCTGCAGATCTTTCCTGGGGGCCTGGAGGACTTTGGATGGGAAATGGGAAAGGAAGCAGATTTGGGGACAGGGCACCAGCTGTGTTTCCTGAGAGGCAGAAGGCTCCCGGGTGGGTCTGGCAAGACCAAATCAAAGGATGTGGAGTGTGAAGTCAGAGAACCAGTTTGAAGAGAGGTGACCAGGTCCTGGAGTGTCTGACCTAAGAGGTTTTCCTAGGTAGAGGTTCCTGAGCGTCCCAGCATTTCCCCCAGGAGGGAAGTGGAGAGAGGGGCTTGGAAGGGGCCCCCTCCCTGCAGGTacacccacagtgggaaaccgcTTCAGGTGAAAGCTATACTTTGAGAACTTTTCCAGGCCCGCGGAGGATCCAGGCTCTGAGCTCTGGGGTCCTGCGTGTCTCCAGCTGCAGTGTGTGGGGGCGCCCTGCAGCTCCCCTGCAGCCAGTACCTGCGGCAGCGGGGTTTCCGCTTACTCATTCCAGGGTCTGGCTTTTAGAGCCATAAATCTTCAGCGTGAAGATCATAAATTCTCCACGGTAtgattaatgaaagaaaaattgagaCGGCAGCACAGAAACTGACCAGATTGAGGAAAAGTCAGAGTGACTATTTGGATGAAAGTTCCAGCCATCACCGGCGAACCCAGAGCTTCTGAACCAGCCTGGAGCGCCACCTAGTGGCCGTAGGCGGGGCTAGCCCCGTTCCCCGGCGAAGCTTTGTGATGGCCCAGCTGGGCGTCGCTGTGGGTCTGAGTGTGCCCATTCCTTGGGAGCCCTGACCTGGTTCCATGTGGGGTTGCGCCAGGGGACAGGAGGCACAGACCCACTCTCCACAGTGGGAAGGACCCAGGCAGCTGCTGGACGTGCGTCATTCGGACCCCCCTGCAGCTCCTTGCACTGTCTCTGGGTTAGTAATACGTGGCGGTGTCTGTTCCTACGTTTTTCTTCATGCATAGTGTGGACCACCTTTCTGGTTCCCCATTTATCAAAATCCTACTCATTCTTCAaagcccagcaaggcctgtcaATGCCACCTTCAAAGCATCTCAAATTGGACCATGTCTCACCGCTCCTCTGTAGCCTCCTGGTATGAGTCGTCCCCAGCTCTCAAGCTGCTCTGGCTCCTGGGAAGAAACAGAGGCTCGCAATTAGGCAGGATAGGGATGCCTACGggaaggtgaggggaggggacagaCGCCTCCCTGAGGAAGGGCATCTCCTTTGCTTATTCCTCCACAAACCCAAGCCTAATCACAGTAGCCTCCCAGTTGCCCTGCTGGCCTCCCTCGGGCCTTCCCGCGGTCACTTCTCcaaacagcagccagagtgatctgcTGAAAACCTCAGTGAGATCGTGTCACTCTCCAGCTCCGGGGCCTTCCCGTCACACTGAGGACACACGCACGTTTCCTTTACCTGCGAGGTCCCAGCTGGCCTGGCCCCCGGCCACCCTGCCTGCTTTGTCTCCTACCATGTGTCACCTCACTCACTGTTGTAGCACACGGCCAGTGTGCTCCTCCTTGGCTAGCCAGGCTCCTTCCCACTCCGGGGCTTTTGCACCTGCCGTTCCCTCTGTCTGGAACGTTCTTCCCCCAGATAGTTATGTTGCTCCCTCCCCCTGTTTATTTGGGTTTTTGCTTAAACACCACCTCTTCCAAGACACCTTCGCTGCCCATGCCCTCCCCAGTTATTTTCTGGCTCTTTACATAGCCTTATTTTTCTTCGTGGCGCATGTCAGCAACTGAAGTGATGTCGTTTGTTGCTTACATAAGGTCAATGTCTCCTGTAAGAATCTACTCTTCGTGAAGGCAGGGTCTTTGCCAGTAAGGTGTACCACTGTCTCCCCAGCTCagagaacagggcctggcactgAATATGCAGGTGTTCACTTGGGTTTGTGGAAGAATAAGCGAAGGAGATGCCCTTCCTCAGGGAGGCGTctgccccctcccctcaccttccCATGGGCATCCCTACCCTGCCTAATTGTGGGTTGCCTTGTCTCAGCCCCGAGCCTTTGTTTCTTCCCAGGAGCCAAAGCAGCTTGAGAGCAGGGGCTGGGCTGATTCCTGGAGTCAGCATAGTCAGCACAGGCCCTGGCACAGAACAGCTGCCCGGGAAGTGCCTTTCCAGCAAGCAGTGCCCGGAGCTGGCCACCCACTTCACGTAGCTTATTCCATTCTAATTCTCACAGCAGTCCAATAGGAAGGGGATGATATCCTCACTCTGCATACGAGGGGTTTGCAAGCTCACACCACCAGGATAAGCTGGAGCCAGGAGTCCTGTTTGGGTCTCTGACTCCCAAGCCCTTACCCCCTGCACTTTCACCCAGCATAGAATGTTCTCGTCCTCCATCTGCCCCTAGTCCACCCACCCTTTAGGGACTTCCTGCTTCAACTGGCATCCGTGACTGCGACAGTGATTGCCTCCTCTGAACGCCCGTAGCGTTGACCGGGCACCAGTCCATCCTACCTGGGAGTGGTAGATGTTGCACTTCTATTGCTCCCATCCAGCCAGAACAGAGGCCCCTGGAAAACAGGTCTCTAAAGTGGTTGTAGCTTTTCTGGCATGGCACATTGCATgctgtaggcactcaataaatactatttGACTGATTGATTGGCTCCTCAGACTCAGCACACTTCCCATGAGCTGGCGGAGGGAGTCGGGGAGTGCCAGCTATATCAAGCATAAAATAAGGCAGATGTGGAGATTTGCAGCCAGTGAAATGGAAGCTTCCCCAGGTGGAGCTTGTGGCGCCGGCAGCCCCAGGGGTGCTGTTGGGGAGAGTTGCTTTTCGGTTTTGGGGCCAGTCATGCCAGAGGCCAGCTTATTGGATGGGTGGTGAAGGCAGCCATGGACTCCCACGTCCCGCACACTGGCCAGGCCCCCAGCCAGCCGATGACTGCCTCCTTTCTCCATCTGTGGGAAATTGTTCTTCAGACTCCAGTGCACAAATGGCCCTTCGGGTCAGAGTAACAGGACACAGTCACTGGAAGTTCTGGCTCCAAGAAACCCGACTCCAAGGGTCCCTTCCCACCTCCAGAGATGAAGTCTTTCTTGCTTTCCCTGACCCCATTTCTCCCCTCTCACCAGGCCTCTGTCTTGGACACTGGGGCCTCTTCTCTATCACGCAGAGTAACCTAACCGCTCACATGTGTCCAATACCTTCCATGTATTTGTTACACACTTTTGCCTCTGTGTGGTTTAATCCATCCTCAGAATGACCTGGGAGGCTCGTGAAACTGGCACAGTCTCCGTTGTCacatggggagactgaggcacagagaggctaggGGACTGTCTGGGTCACACAGCTGACATGCTTCGGGTCTGCAGCCCGACGGTAGTCCCGTTCTCACCTTGTCGGTTCTcactttttctgtgtctcagaGCATGGGGTGGGGACGTGCAGTGTTCCCAGCTCCATGGACGAGTGTGAGAGCAGCGCCAAGCTAATGGGCTTTCCTTCCTCTCCAGCTCTGTGGCTGTGGGCTGCTTGGAGTGGGCATCTGGCTCTCCGTGTCCCAAGGCAACTTTGCCACCTTCTCCCCCAGCTTCCCTTCGTTGTCTGCAGCCAACCTGGTCATCGCCATAGGCACCATTGTTATGGTGACGGGCTTCCTCGGCTGCCTGGGGGCCATCAAGGAAAACAAGTGCCTCCTCCTCAGCGTAAGTTATGTCCGAATCCCCAGCccctccaactcctgatctcctTGCACTTGGACCCCTGGGACAGGCAAGACCTGGAATATTAGCCACCTGGGTGTCCAACCTGAGCCCAGGGAAACTGTTTCTAGAATGTCCTAGGCTTGACCACACCTCTCCTCCTCATGATTGGTTATGCATACCCTTAGTTGTCCCTCCCGCTCCCTGATTAGTCAGCTCCTTTATGTCCCTGTCCTAGGTATCTGGGTTTCCTCAGGAGGAGCTGGCTTCTCCCAGACCTGGGAAGCCCCACCTAGGCGCCACCTGTCCCTGCCTTCCACACCCTCCTTGTCCTCAGTCCTGCCCATTACCACCTAtccatgcctggccctttcctttccagtttttcATCGTCCTGTTGGTCATCCTCCTAGCAGAGCTGATCTTACTCATCCTCTTCTTTGTCTACATGGACAAGGTAAGCCTTACCAGATGGGAGGGAGCATATGGAATGTCACTGCCCTTAGAGTTGGGCCAAGCAGGCCAGGGTCCCTTCCCTGGCCAGAGGAAGACTGCTGGCAAGCAGCATCTATGCAGAAAGGAAGATGGAACCAAGGTTTGGGAAAGCTACCAAGGAAAGACCAGATGGAAGGTTTTGATGGGGGCAGCACGGGGCAGGCAAATTTGGAGGATGGGGGAGTTGACTTTGTATAGTCCCAGGAAGTGGAATCCTCTGCATGACCAGAGATGGCAGTGGACTGCCTTTGGCGCTAGTGAGCTCCCTCTCACTGGAAGGAATTACGCTACTTGGAGAAGGGATTCAGACCTCATCAGGTGGTTGGGCTGGGTGATTTGAGAGCAACCCATGAGAAACAAGGAGGAACTCTCTGGGCGACGCTGGCTGAGCAGGACTGACAGCACAGGGAAGCTCTGTTTCCTGCACTAGAGCCCTTGAGGACGGGTGCTGCTCCTGGGTTCAGGAGGATGGTGGGTGACCCCCTATAACCTCGCCAGGGTGGGCAGTTCTCAGTCAAGAGCGAGGTTGGCTGGGATTTCAGTCTCTTGGGGCGTGGCAGGCCCTTTGGTACCGTGCACTCCAGAACTGTGTAAGGAGCAGTTCTTGAAGTAGCTGCCTGAGCCGCACTGAAAGAGACATTGTTAGGAcgagaaagaataattttttggttttgcacttgtgaaagggaagaaagaacaaTGTCGAGAGATTTCTCTGTGCCAGCCCTGTTCTTGGTCCTTTTATGAGAATTGTTACTCTTAATTCTTACAACAGCGCCATGAGTAGATACTGCTGTTCAATCTCAGGTAGAACAGCGGTGAGGGAGGTGAAGGTCACACGATCTGTCTTCCTCCTTCTAGTTCCCACGGTGTGTTTTGAGAGGGGCAGTCTGTGGGGAAGCTGTGTAGTGGGGGACGGGGGTGGCAGAGTGGCCTGTGTGCGTGGCTGGTCGTGGGATGGGGGAGTGGAGGCACATGGTGTGTTTTTTTTGCCTCTGGGTGTTACAGCCGTGGCCCTGAGTTTAGCTCTGCTGGGAGGTGGTGGGTGCACCAGGGCCTGCTGTATTCTGAAGCTGGGAGTGTGTGCCTGCCCCCGCACCTCTGTTGGGCCAGCAGAGCCCCCACCCCAGTGGGCAGGGCCTTCCAGACCAGCTGCCTCCCCgccttcctccctcctcatcTGTCACTCACCATCTTGGGTGACCTGAGGTGGGCTGGAGAGACGAGCTGCGTCCTGGTCCCAACCATCTCGCTGCGTCCCTCTGCCTGGCAGGTGAACGAGAACGCCAAGAAGGACCTGAAGGAAGGCCTGCTGCTGTACCACACCGAGAACAACGTGGGGCTGAAGAACGCCTGGAACATCATCCAGGCTGAGGTGTGGGCCGGGCCGCCCTGGCGGGgccaggcagggaggaagggtggCGGCCGGCACTTCTAGCTGCTTTCCCCGGTGACCTGGCCGGGCACCCATGCTTTCTGGATTTTAACCGGGAGTGGGGTGGTCCCCACGGGGGCATTTGCCTGAACTGCCAAGTCAGATGTGATACAGCAAGGTGCAGCCAGACAGGGATGACGACACAGGAGAGGCAGGCCTAAGATTGCTGTGGCTGAGCTTTGGGATGAATGACTGAATTTATTTTAGCAACAGATTTGCCTCCATGACGGGGCTTGGCTTAGGTGAGGAGGCCCTGGCTCTAGGAGGAAAACAAGTCCATAGTCCCAGATGCGCCCATTTTAAGCCCTGGGGAGGGGCCGGCCCGGGGTTGAGTGGCAGTCGGCTTGGAACGGTTTACAGAAAGAGCAGAGGTGCTGGTGGGCAAGCACAGGGCTGAGCCCAGGGGCCCCGCCCGAGGGGTGGGCTGCATTGCCCTCTGCCACTCTGGTCTCCGGGAAGGAGCGCTCACTCGCTTCCCCAGTGGGCCCGGCTGAAGCCCAAAGAAGGGACAAGAAGCAAGCCCTTTGTCTCCTCCCTTAACTCCAGGGTGGCCACTTTTGCGGGGACTGGGGTTGGCCTGGGCAGGGGAAGGCCCTGGGGAGGAAGGGGCGGGCCATGGCGTGTCTGACTGCCCCTTCCATTCCTGCTGTCCAGATGCGATGCTGTGGCGTCACTGACTACACAGACTGGTACCCAGTGCTGGGGGAGAACACGGTTCCCGACCGCTGCTGCATGGAGAACTCCCAGGGCTGCGGGCACAATGCCACCACGCCTTTGTGGAGGACGGTGAGGCTGGGGATGGACCGCTTGGGTCCAAGAGCCCGTGTGTGGATGCCCTGGCACGAGGAGCCCTACGGGGGAGGCTGGGCCCAGGACACTAAGAGGTTGGCTgaatgtggggtggggtgggggctcacAAAAATGAAGCCAAAAGGCAGATGGAAAATGGGGGGTGGGGCTGGACCCACAGTTGGGAGAGTCAGAGGGTGAGGGGTTGAATGGGGTCTGAGGCTCTGCAGCTGGCCTTGCGGGTGGGGTGGAGGCTGCGCCAAGGGAGGGGGACAGGGCTGAGACCAGGGAGGGCTGGGAGGTAAGAGCGAGGACGAGGTGGAAGGAGAGAGTGAGGTGGGGGGGCCGGGCTGCAGGGAGCGCATTCTTGGGCTGGGACCCTAACCTCGTGGGCCTCGCTCCCCAGGGCTGCTATGAAAAGGTGAAGATGTGGTTCGATGACAATAAGCACGTGCTGGGCACGGTGGGGATGTGCATCCTCATCATGCAGGTAAGAGGGGCGTCCCCAGCAGCCTCGCACACCCTGCTGGCCTCAGCCGCAGGGGGAAGGAAGCACAGAGAAGTGAAAGCAGTGTTGGTACACGGCGGAGGGTCTGGAATTCATCACAGCTTTCAAGCTTGGCAGCTGTGCCTGCCGCCGTTTCTGCAGAGCTCTGATGTGAGAGCACGTGTCTACTCAGCACTGAGAGTGGTGCTCAGGGCTGCCTGTAGCCAGGCCTAGGCTGGGATATTGAAGCTGGAGTCACCCGCCATAGGTTCCCCCAGTTCTGCCCAAACCTTGAGCCCAGAGAGCCATGCAAGACACACACGGTGTCCCCCGGTCACTGTCTTTACAGCCTGTGCACATGGCACACTATCTGTGGTGACCGTGAGACCACACTGGGCTTCCTTCTGCCTCCTGCACTCCTCTGGGTCCCCAGCTCCTTTGAGGATTCAGGAGGGAAGGGACACAAACAAGTAGTGACATGGTCCTGAGCACACATCACTGGAAAGACAGCCCTGCTGCTGCCAAGACACCGCACCGTGTATTCCACAAGCAGACAAGAGAGGCTTGacaggagtctttttttttttctttttttaagagacagggtctcactttgttgctcaggctggagtgcggtggcgccatcatagctcgctgcagccacaaactcctgggctcaagccatcgtcccacttcagcctctcaagtagctgggactgcaggcatatacaccaccatacctgcatgatttaaaactttttttaaaaaacagatggagtctccctctattgcccaggccgatcgatctcaagccatcctcccacctgggcctcctaaagtgccaccgtgcccggcaggcCTGAGTCCTGAAAGATCCCTGCCACCTCCCACTCCCCACCTTGGCTCCTGTGAGCCCCCATGTAGAGCCAGGTCCTCCGTGCATTGCGTGCCTGCAGCGCCCCTCGGAGTAGGCATGCGTGTGCATCCTGCAGAGGTTTGATGGCTTCTGGTCTAACAGCCCCATGAGGCTGAGCCAGAGTCCACCTGTGTGTCTCTCCAGGGTGACCTCTGTTCACGGTTTTCTTCATGTCTTCATTCCATAAGCATTTTCCTGGCACACCAGTGGCCATCCCCGCTTGCTCTAGGTGCCCTGTGACATCCCAAGCCTCTCGGGGCTGAGGTCAGGTCCAGGCTGCTGCAGCTCCTGCCTCAGGCGCCTCCCCGTGTCTTTCAGATCCTGGGCATGGCCTTCTCCATGACCCTGTTCCAGCACATCCACCGGACTGGTAAGAAGTACGACGCATGAGCGGGCTGGCCGGGAGTGCCCACCCCGCCCTGCTGCCCCGTGGAGGGAAGAGGATTGAGCTTTGTGTCGCCTGCCTGCACTCTCCAGATGTGACCCCTgcacccacccaccccagcctgcccTACCCCACCTACCGTGCCTGAGCCTCGGACTTCTCAGTGGATGGAgtgccagggaggcggaggcacaCGGAGACCTGGGGCTCGGGGCCCCTGGATTCCTGCATCTGCATATGCGTATTTGCCAAAGACGACAGGGTGGGCTGGGGTGCGCTCAGGAGGAACCCCCGGCACTGATGGCTTCTGCCCCTGCCCTTCCTCACACTGACACTTTGTCCCCACATGGGGTGGGGAGCAGAGTGCCCGCCCCGTGGAGATACCGCCCCAGCGGGGGCTGCTACG
This window harbors:
- the TSPAN9 gene encoding tetraspanin-9 isoform X1; translated protein: MARGCLCCLKYMMFLFNLIFWLCGCGLLGVGIWLSVSQGNFATFSPSFPSLSAANLVIAIGTIVMVTGFLGCLGAIKENKCLLLSFFIVLLVILLAELILLILFFVYMDKVNENAKKDLKEGLLLYHTENNVGLKNAWNIIQAEMRCCGVTDYTDWYPVLGENTVPDRCCMENSQGCGHNATTPLWRTGCYEKVKMWFDDNKHVLGTVGMCILIMQILGMAFSMTLFQHIHRTGKKYDA
- the TSPAN9 gene encoding tetraspanin-9 isoform X2, whose amino-acid sequence is MEKSSSEDSSIHRSPSLDSKDSDFAKPSTSGRPFGRGFTAGAFYGTAGSRGQSRAEAGIKTDKYNAPKGSKYVVFYLDLSFVFLLEFKKCNMARGCLCCLKYMMFLFNLIFWLCGCGLLGVGIWLSVSQGNFATFSPSFPSLSAANLVIAIGTIVMVTGFLGCLGAIKENKCLLLSFFIVLLVILLAELILLILFFVYMDKVNENAKKDLKEGLLLYHTENNVGLKNAWNIIQAEMRCCGVTDYTDWYPVLGENTVPDRCCMENSQGCGHNATTPLWRTGCYEKVKMWFDDNKHVLGTVGMCILIMQILGMAFSMTLFQHIHRTGKKYDA